A DNA window from Candidatus Latescibacterota bacterium contains the following coding sequences:
- a CDS encoding GWxTD domain-containing protein has translation MPLRFPMAAAALLALAALLNACAPEQYALNEAVREGRHYVPVIVHPAFPTDSTAADSLTLRKQALWNDLEALMSAEELAGLAAAPDSAALADWVENFWRGRDPVATTDVNERRDDHAHRLELARRLYPSPRPPYYDARGRALVRFGEPDAVLRAGADVTGTSYEPPVEVWRVGDAILGFQSFANSGVFTPSGMPSAREGLFTALAGGVRESLVMLEQGELLVESDSVRVQLLRDGPRLWLASAVDCFRASDDSTRVRASYQLRGDQLTAVADSAGVLRWRYAVALALVDPSTQARWVTRDSVTLEVPQTGRGGPVSLSGWLELRVPAGRRDLTLQLGDAQGDGEQLARGAIDVPAFPADSLALSGIALSRADAPAGSAPGAEANLLGAPEPSAIYRRGMKLGLYNEVYGLETDRRDRHDCRLRYSIRARGARLPAVSSVFRDQARGSTALSTLIIDTATLAAGEYVLTLTVMDEQARLFAIGDERWQASRERVFRIVD, from the coding sequence TTGCCGCTGCGGTTCCCGATGGCTGCGGCAGCGCTGCTCGCGCTGGCCGCCCTGCTGAACGCCTGCGCGCCCGAGCAGTACGCGCTCAACGAAGCGGTGCGCGAGGGGCGGCACTATGTGCCGGTGATCGTCCACCCCGCCTTTCCCACAGACTCCACGGCGGCCGACAGCCTCACACTCCGCAAGCAGGCACTCTGGAACGACCTCGAGGCGCTGATGAGCGCCGAGGAGCTCGCCGGCCTCGCCGCGGCGCCCGACAGCGCGGCTCTCGCCGACTGGGTCGAGAACTTCTGGCGTGGCCGCGATCCGGTGGCCACCACGGACGTCAACGAACGCCGCGACGACCACGCCCACCGCCTCGAGCTGGCGCGCCGGCTCTACCCGAGCCCGCGGCCGCCCTACTACGACGCGCGGGGCCGCGCCCTGGTTCGCTTCGGCGAGCCCGACGCCGTGCTGCGCGCCGGCGCGGACGTCACCGGCACCAGCTACGAGCCGCCGGTGGAGGTCTGGCGCGTGGGCGACGCGATCCTCGGCTTCCAGAGCTTCGCCAACAGCGGGGTGTTCACGCCGTCGGGCATGCCGTCGGCGCGCGAGGGGCTGTTCACGGCGCTGGCAGGAGGCGTGCGCGAGAGCCTGGTGATGCTCGAACAGGGCGAGCTGCTGGTCGAGAGCGACTCGGTGCGGGTGCAGCTTCTACGCGACGGCCCGCGCCTCTGGCTGGCCAGCGCCGTGGACTGCTTCCGCGCCAGCGACGACAGCACCCGCGTCCGCGCGAGCTACCAGCTGCGCGGCGATCAGCTCACCGCCGTCGCCGACAGCGCGGGCGTTCTGCGCTGGCGCTATGCGGTGGCGCTGGCGCTGGTGGATCCGTCGACGCAAGCGCGCTGGGTCACCCGCGACAGCGTGACGCTCGAGGTGCCGCAGACCGGGCGCGGCGGTCCGGTGAGCCTTTCGGGCTGGCTGGAGTTGCGCGTGCCCGCGGGCAGGCGCGACCTCACGCTGCAGCTCGGCGACGCGCAGGGCGACGGCGAGCAGCTCGCGCGCGGCGCGATCGACGTCCCCGCCTTTCCCGCCGACTCCCTCGCCCTCAGCGGCATCGCGCTCAGCCGCGCCGACGCCCCCGCGGGCAGCGCCCCCGGCGCGGAGGCGAACCTGCTGGGGGCGCCGGAGCCCTCGGCGATCTATCGGCGCGGGATGAAGCTCGGCCTCTACAACGAGGTCTACGGCCTCGAGACGGATCGCCGCGACCGCCACGACTGCCGGCTGCGCTACAGCATCCGCGCGCGCGGTGCGCGGCTGCCGGCCGTCAGCTCGGTCTTCCGCGACCAGGCGCGGGGCTCCACCGCGCTCAGCACCTTGATCATCGACACGGCGACGCTCGCGGCGGGCGAGTACGTCCTCACGCTCACGGTCATGGACGAACAGGCGCGACTCTTCGCCATCGGCGACGAGCGCTGGCAGGCGAGCCGCGAGCGCGTCTTCCGGATCGTCGATTAG
- a CDS encoding S9 family peptidase, translating into MPTTRPRPISLALALLLALAIIPTGAAALEGGYRMPPAVLADMIDAPPTPRVDVSPDRAWILLLDSPGLPSIEEVAQPELRLAGMRINPATNGPSRQRTLSGLRFRRLSDGFERPVTGLPAGGRITDVTWSPDGKRIAFVLESDGALALWTAALDGGDAERVGKRDLVLNAAYTRPYRWLPDSQSFVVASIPAGRGAPPAEPLAPAGPIVQENLGKKSAARTFQDLLTDAHDEDLFDHYCRSQLVRVRIDRKKKGAGALGEAGLVRSFDPSPDGRYLLVETVHRPYSYSLREDGFPRRIEIWDADGRLVHRLADLPLQDQVPIAFGSVPTGPRDVSWRDDAPATLCWAEALDGGDAGVEAAERDRVFTLAAPFSGEPTVLITLANRFAGTFWGDDHVALVNSMWWKTRNTRTWQVAPGDPTVTPVLRVNRSWQDRYADPGRPVMAPGPFGRDVMLLDGGALYLAGQGASPEGDRPFLDRLDLASGETTRLFRSEAPYYESPVDVIAATGPVLLTRRESQTDPPNYFLRDLAAKTLTPVTDFPNPTPQLEGVHKELLQYTRADGVPLTGTLYTPADFTPGVDAPLPLLMWAYPREFKSAADAGQVSDSPYRFTRVGWFSPELFLTRGYAVLDDAAMPIVGEGDTEPNDSFVEQLVASAQAAVDAVADRGVADRERIAIGGHSYGAFMAANLLAHSDLFRLGIARSGAYNRSLTPFGFQGEERTFWEAPEVYFRMSPFMNAEKIDEPLLLIHGEADNNSGTFPLQSERLYEAIKGLGGTARLVMLPHESHGYRARESVMHLLWEQDTWLDRYVKNATPREQAAR; encoded by the coding sequence ATGCCGACGACCCGCCCCCGCCCGATCTCGCTGGCCCTGGCCCTGCTGCTGGCGCTCGCGATCATCCCCACCGGCGCCGCCGCTCTGGAGGGCGGCTACCGCATGCCGCCGGCGGTCCTGGCCGACATGATCGACGCCCCGCCCACGCCGCGGGTCGACGTCAGCCCCGACCGCGCCTGGATCCTGCTGTTGGACTCCCCCGGCCTGCCCTCCATCGAGGAGGTCGCCCAGCCCGAGCTTCGCCTCGCCGGCATGCGCATCAACCCGGCCACCAACGGCCCCAGCCGCCAGCGCACGCTGAGCGGTCTCCGCTTCCGCCGGCTGAGCGACGGCTTCGAGCGCCCCGTCACGGGCCTGCCCGCGGGTGGCCGCATCACGGACGTCACCTGGTCGCCCGACGGCAAGCGCATCGCCTTCGTGCTCGAGTCCGACGGCGCGCTCGCCCTCTGGACCGCCGCGCTGGACGGCGGCGACGCCGAGCGCGTGGGCAAGCGCGATCTCGTCCTCAACGCCGCGTACACGCGTCCCTACAGATGGCTGCCCGACAGCCAGAGCTTCGTCGTGGCCAGCATCCCCGCCGGCCGCGGCGCGCCCCCCGCGGAGCCCCTGGCGCCCGCGGGACCGATCGTGCAGGAGAACCTGGGCAAGAAGTCCGCGGCGCGCACCTTCCAGGATCTCCTCACCGACGCACACGACGAAGACCTCTTCGACCACTACTGCCGCTCGCAGCTCGTGCGCGTGCGCATCGACCGCAAGAAGAAGGGCGCTGGCGCGCTCGGCGAGGCCGGCCTCGTCCGCAGCTTCGATCCCTCGCCCGACGGCCGCTACCTGCTGGTGGAGACCGTCCACCGGCCCTACTCCTACTCGCTGCGCGAGGACGGCTTCCCCCGCCGCATCGAAATCTGGGACGCGGACGGCCGCCTCGTCCACCGCCTCGCCGACCTGCCGCTGCAGGATCAGGTGCCCATCGCCTTCGGTTCGGTGCCCACCGGACCGCGCGACGTCTCCTGGCGCGACGACGCTCCCGCCACGCTCTGCTGGGCCGAGGCCCTCGACGGCGGCGACGCGGGCGTCGAGGCCGCCGAGCGCGATCGCGTCTTCACCCTGGCCGCGCCGTTCAGCGGCGAGCCCACCGTTCTCATCACCCTGGCCAACCGCTTCGCCGGCACATTCTGGGGCGACGACCACGTGGCCCTGGTCAACAGCATGTGGTGGAAGACCCGCAACACCCGGACCTGGCAGGTGGCCCCCGGCGATCCCACGGTTACCCCTGTGCTCAGGGTCAACCGCAGCTGGCAGGACCGCTACGCCGACCCCGGCCGGCCGGTGATGGCGCCGGGACCCTTCGGGCGGGACGTCATGCTGCTCGACGGCGGCGCGCTCTACCTGGCCGGCCAGGGCGCGTCGCCCGAGGGCGACCGGCCCTTCCTCGACCGCCTCGATCTCGCCAGCGGCGAGACCACCCGCCTCTTCCGCTCCGAGGCGCCGTACTACGAGTCGCCGGTGGACGTCATCGCCGCCACGGGCCCCGTGCTGCTCACGCGGCGCGAGAGCCAGACCGACCCGCCCAACTATTTCCTGCGCGACCTCGCGGCGAAGACCCTCACGCCGGTGACGGACTTTCCCAATCCCACCCCCCAGCTCGAGGGCGTCCACAAGGAGCTGCTGCAGTACACCCGCGCCGACGGCGTGCCCCTCACCGGCACGCTCTACACGCCCGCCGACTTCACCCCGGGCGTCGACGCCCCGCTGCCGCTGCTGATGTGGGCCTACCCGCGCGAGTTCAAGAGCGCGGCCGACGCGGGCCAGGTCAGCGACTCGCCCTACCGCTTCACCCGCGTGGGCTGGTTCTCGCCCGAGCTCTTCCTCACGCGCGGCTATGCGGTGCTCGACGACGCCGCCATGCCCATCGTCGGCGAAGGCGACACGGAGCCCAACGACAGCTTCGTCGAGCAGCTCGTCGCCAGCGCGCAGGCGGCCGTGGACGCGGTGGCCGACCGCGGCGTCGCCGACCGCGAGCGCATCGCCATCGGGGGCCACAGCTACGGCGCCTTCATGGCCGCGAACCTGCTCGCGCACTCGGATCTCTTCCGCCTCGGCATCGCGCGCAGCGGCGCCTACAACCGCTCGCTGACGCCCTTCGGCTTCCAGGGCGAGGAACGGACCTTCTGGGAGGCGCCCGAGGTCTACTTCCGCATGAGCCCCTTCATGAACGCCGAGAAGATCGACGAGCCGCTGCTCCTCATCCACGGCGAGGCCGACAACAACTCCGGCACCTTCCCGCTGCAGAGCGAACGCCTCTACGAGGCGATCAAGGGCCTCGGCGGCACGGCGCGCCTGGTGATGCTCCCGCACGAGAGCCACGGCTACCGGGCGCGCGAGAGCGTCATGCACCTGCTCTGGGAGCAGGACACCTGGCTCGACCGCTACGTGAAGAACGCGACGCCACGCGAACAGGCCGCGCGCTAA
- a CDS encoding cytochrome c3 family protein has protein sequence MRLRHPRVWNVVGLFATLLPALWLSLAPAPARADADACLMCHDDPGLTSADGRSLHMTADALVGSVHDGLDCTDCHLDGNFDDAPHWPAGNGVDCASCHDQVSNLWMERFYEHLKRKDFQGVIPSCSDCHGSHQIKDQVPGGNVKTCGKCHPDQEAEYRQSYHAQRYEDDPRKYPTCVTCHDPHFKGKKELMGETAFKQEIVLTCARCHQKDIELYVHSTHYRRLQEDNDDRAPSCVDCHESHAIRKPSDPKSRVNSNNISRTCDGCHPGHRASLHRKPDEAESQVSCTFCHTGHQTDMTSIANVIYKAGGIFNKCNYCHNEHSRADSKHVLAHSKVMDKDLAGGDVNCSECHVYHWKVKDATGHERKSHPDCANCHAEQNMAYMKSIHGRARAAGIDAAPTCTTCHGDAQVLSPETKFTPEGVVELCSSCHANKELMLSFEINPYVVEGFKDTYHGKLYGLMTEGVRFAVCTNCHGHHSILEPESEESSVNRAHIVETCRQCHPKAEENFVSYLVHPIQPSEAELAEARAKRPKNQPMLLDKQLEPRAPRAGEAFQVAFSTADRAMKLLFVVVLGFFGFHTILWFQRGIRPRLRKEKRYFRRFTPYERFLHILVNVSFLMLCLTGLPQSYVETIPGKWFLENILTLQRAQQVHYFAAAITGLYFLLHLIQLGLKLRQFGWRPLLSGPDSMVPQKKDFFDFVQHIKWFFGKAERPRFDRWTYWEKFDYFAVFWGVAVIGLSGLIRWREEFFGNLLGGGVVSLADTVHKEEALMAAAFIFIVHFFNTHLRSEKFPMDVSIYTGLVSEEEMKDERPEQWDRLTAGGVEPQFKKARPIWAMVLAYAWGTFALLLGLLLLTLIIIGFASGGPH, from the coding sequence ATGCGCCTGCGTCACCCTCGGGTTTGGAACGTCGTCGGCCTCTTCGCGACCCTGCTGCCGGCGCTGTGGCTGAGCCTCGCGCCGGCCCCCGCGCGCGCCGACGCCGACGCCTGCCTCATGTGCCACGACGATCCGGGTCTGACGAGCGCCGACGGCCGCTCGCTGCACATGACCGCGGACGCGCTCGTCGGTTCCGTGCACGACGGCCTCGACTGCACGGACTGCCATCTCGACGGCAACTTCGACGACGCGCCGCACTGGCCCGCAGGCAACGGCGTCGACTGCGCCAGCTGCCACGACCAGGTGAGCAACCTGTGGATGGAGCGCTTCTACGAGCACCTGAAGCGCAAGGACTTCCAGGGCGTGATCCCCAGCTGCAGCGACTGCCACGGCAGCCACCAGATCAAGGATCAGGTGCCCGGCGGCAACGTCAAGACCTGCGGCAAGTGCCATCCCGACCAGGAGGCGGAGTACCGCCAGAGCTACCACGCGCAGCGCTACGAGGACGACCCGCGCAAGTACCCCACCTGCGTCACCTGCCACGACCCGCACTTCAAGGGCAAGAAGGAGCTGATGGGGGAGACGGCCTTCAAGCAGGAGATCGTGCTCACCTGCGCGCGCTGTCATCAGAAGGACATCGAGCTCTACGTCCACTCGACGCACTACCGGCGGCTGCAGGAAGACAACGACGACCGCGCCCCGTCCTGCGTGGACTGCCACGAGTCCCACGCGATTCGCAAGCCCAGCGACCCCAAGTCGCGGGTGAACAGCAACAACATCTCGCGCACCTGCGACGGCTGCCATCCGGGACATCGCGCCAGCCTGCACCGCAAGCCGGACGAGGCCGAGTCGCAGGTGAGCTGCACGTTCTGCCACACCGGCCATCAGACCGACATGACCTCCATCGCCAACGTCATCTACAAGGCGGGGGGCATCTTCAACAAGTGCAACTACTGCCACAACGAGCACTCGCGCGCCGACTCGAAGCACGTGCTGGCGCACAGCAAGGTGATGGACAAGGACCTGGCCGGCGGTGACGTGAACTGCTCAGAGTGTCACGTCTACCACTGGAAGGTGAAGGACGCCACGGGCCACGAGCGCAAGAGCCACCCGGACTGCGCCAACTGCCACGCCGAGCAGAACATGGCCTACATGAAGTCGATTCACGGGCGCGCGCGCGCGGCGGGGATCGACGCGGCGCCCACCTGCACCACCTGTCACGGGGATGCGCAGGTCCTGTCGCCGGAGACGAAGTTCACGCCGGAGGGCGTGGTCGAGCTCTGCTCGAGCTGCCACGCCAACAAGGAGCTGATGCTCTCCTTCGAGATCAATCCCTACGTGGTGGAGGGCTTCAAGGACACCTATCACGGCAAGCTCTACGGCCTGATGACCGAGGGCGTGCGCTTCGCCGTCTGCACGAACTGCCACGGGCACCACAGCATTCTCGAGCCGGAGTCCGAGGAGTCCTCGGTGAACCGCGCGCACATCGTGGAGACCTGCCGGCAGTGTCATCCGAAGGCGGAGGAGAACTTCGTCAGCTATCTCGTGCACCCGATCCAGCCGTCGGAGGCGGAGCTGGCCGAGGCGCGCGCGAAGCGTCCCAAGAATCAGCCCATGCTCCTGGACAAGCAGCTGGAGCCCCGCGCGCCGCGCGCGGGCGAGGCCTTCCAGGTGGCGTTCTCCACCGCGGACCGCGCGATGAAGCTGCTCTTCGTCGTCGTGCTCGGCTTCTTCGGCTTCCACACGATCCTGTGGTTCCAGCGGGGCATCCGGCCGCGACTGCGCAAGGAGAAGCGCTACTTCCGGCGCTTCACGCCCTACGAGCGCTTCCTGCACATTCTCGTCAACGTGAGCTTCCTCATGCTCTGTCTGACGGGTCTGCCGCAGTCCTACGTGGAGACGATCCCGGGCAAGTGGTTCCTCGAGAACATCCTGACCCTGCAGCGCGCGCAGCAGGTGCACTACTTCGCCGCGGCGATCACGGGGCTCTACTTCCTGCTCCACCTCATCCAGCTCGGGCTGAAGCTGCGCCAGTTCGGCTGGCGGCCGCTCCTGTCGGGGCCGGACTCCATGGTGCCGCAGAAGAAGGACTTCTTCGACTTCGTGCAGCACATCAAGTGGTTCTTCGGCAAGGCCGAGCGGCCCCGCTTCGACCGCTGGACCTACTGGGAGAAGTTCGACTACTTCGCGGTGTTCTGGGGCGTCGCGGTGATCGGCCTGTCCGGTCTCATCCGCTGGCGCGAGGAGTTCTTCGGCAACCTGCTGGGCGGCGGCGTGGTGTCCCTCGCGGACACGGTGCACAAGGAGGAGGCGCTGATGGCGGCGGCCTTCATCTTCATCGTGCACTTCTTCAACACCCACCTCCGCAGCGAGAAGTTCCCCATGGACGTGAGCATCTACACGGGCCTGGTCAGCGAGGAGGAGATGAAGGACGAGCGTCCGGAGCAGTGGGATCGCCTGACCGCGGGCGGCGTCGAGCCGCAGTTCAAGAAGGCGCGGCCCATCTGGGCGATGGTGCTGGCCTACGCCTGGGGCACCTTCGCGCTGCTGCTGGGGCTGCTGCTCCTGACCTTGATCATCATCGGCTTTGCCTCGGGCGGGCCGCACTAG
- a CDS encoding NapC/NirT family cytochrome c — protein sequence MTFKSFLRTFRVLTLRNVNHPLGLIGLMVMYLSGIPMVVLLLLDALGFLDSPYVGIFTFLVLPAGFALGALLVALGRWRAHRRTEESDSPLYPFPRWDLNNGEDRNRFVVMIVGGTLLLIVVATLSYRGVEYTESVGFCGKTCHTVMQPEYTAYSNSPHARVSCVECHIGPGADWYVRSKLSGLRQVWAVITNSYNRPIGTPIHNLRPARETCEQCHWPQKFHGDKVLVKRHYDEDEENSELVNALVLKVGGGGKESGFATGIHWHIDLDVDYIADESREDIKWIRATRPDGSTAVFVQDGFDPPADFVETSEIRRMDCLDCHNRPTHTYEEPDVAVNEAITAGLIDKSIPYIKRETMAAIKGDYPTQEDARREIPLRMAAYYDKEMPDAGWAGKPAFQKAVQTAVDIYSRNIFPKMKVAWGTYPNHIGHEASPGCFRCHDDSHSTADGKTISQDCDTCHTLLAWEERDPEILHQLFP from the coding sequence ATGACATTCAAGTCCTTCCTGCGGACCTTCCGGGTCCTGACCCTGCGCAACGTGAACCACCCCCTGGGTCTCATCGGGCTCATGGTGATGTACCTCAGCGGCATCCCCATGGTGGTTCTGCTGCTCCTGGATGCGCTCGGCTTCCTGGACTCGCCCTACGTGGGGATCTTCACGTTCCTGGTGCTGCCGGCCGGCTTCGCCCTCGGCGCGCTGCTGGTGGCCCTCGGTCGCTGGCGCGCGCACCGGCGCACCGAGGAAAGCGACTCGCCGCTCTATCCCTTCCCCCGCTGGGACCTGAACAACGGCGAGGACCGCAACCGCTTCGTGGTGATGATCGTCGGCGGCACCCTGCTGCTCATCGTCGTCGCGACGCTGAGCTACCGCGGCGTGGAGTACACCGAGTCCGTGGGTTTCTGCGGCAAGACCTGCCACACGGTGATGCAGCCGGAGTACACGGCCTACAGCAACTCGCCCCACGCCCGGGTGTCCTGCGTGGAGTGCCACATCGGGCCGGGCGCGGACTGGTACGTGCGCTCCAAGCTCTCCGGCCTGCGGCAGGTCTGGGCCGTGATCACCAACAGCTACAACCGTCCGATCGGCACGCCCATCCACAACCTGCGCCCGGCGCGCGAGACCTGCGAGCAGTGCCACTGGCCGCAGAAGTTCCACGGCGACAAGGTGCTGGTGAAGCGCCACTACGACGAGGACGAGGAGAACTCCGAGCTGGTGAACGCGCTCGTGCTGAAGGTGGGCGGCGGCGGCAAGGAGTCGGGCTTCGCGACGGGAATCCACTGGCACATCGACCTGGACGTGGACTACATCGCCGACGAGAGCCGCGAGGACATCAAGTGGATCCGCGCGACGCGCCCCGACGGGAGCACGGCCGTCTTCGTGCAGGACGGCTTCGACCCGCCCGCGGACTTCGTGGAGACCAGCGAGATCCGCCGCATGGACTGCCTGGACTGCCACAACCGGCCCACGCACACCTACGAGGAGCCGGACGTCGCCGTGAACGAGGCGATCACGGCGGGCCTCATCGACAAGAGCATCCCCTACATCAAGCGCGAGACGATGGCGGCCATTAAGGGCGACTACCCCACCCAGGAGGACGCGCGCCGCGAGATCCCGCTGCGCATGGCCGCCTACTACGACAAGGAGATGCCCGACGCGGGCTGGGCCGGCAAGCCGGCCTTCCAGAAGGCCGTGCAGACGGCGGTGGACATCTACAGCCGGAACATCTTTCCCAAGATGAAGGTGGCCTGGGGCACCTACCCGAACCACATCGGGCACGAGGCGTCGCCGGGCTGCTTCCGCTGCCACGACGACAGCCACAGCACGGCGGACGGCAAGACCATCAGCCAGGACTGCGACACCTGCCACACGCTGCTGGCCTGGGAGGAGCGGGATCCGGAGATCCTGCACCAGCTCTTCCCCTAG
- a CDS encoding cytochrome b/b6 domain-containing protein, which yields MLAVKRCAMLGLSVVLALALGVLPASAADWKTSECLECHQDTGGDPPEVTPETLKGSIHASFACSDCHADIEELPHDTVAKVNCGLCHEQEATDYTRHGLGKVGVNPDIPTCVSCHGTHNILGVAEKESPVNPLNLPTTCGRCHEDENFAEKEGIRFKHPVKVYTNSVHGRAALGGIYSAATCNDCHSTDGSAHKILPPGDVNSAINHFNIAHTCGKCHKYIEQDYREGIHGQLTERGQVESPICTTCHGEHNILPTDDPRSPVSPSRLAEATCSPCHESANLNEKYELPTGRLHSFQDSYHGLKSKAGDVTVANCASCHGAHRILPADDPTSTINPANLQHTCGGCHPSITAEIAATPIHQDTTGLHTGVAGLVRKIYVILIVVVIGSMALHWLIDLLHQIRIVMRKKQVRRMEGDEVVQHFVLALAFTVLVLSGFSLRFYEAWWSQWLFGWQGGYTFRGELHRVAGVVLLLASVWHFFFLFSRRGRTFLKDMLPGMHDFTQFGEMMGFNLGLRKEHPHFGRFSYVEKAEYWALVWGTAVMGITGLMLWFDNFFVNWLPKGFLDVMLVIHYYEAWLAFLAIVIWHMYSTVFSPKMYPMNPSWLTGFMPEEQFKAEHPAALAASNVEKADLKNGKGGGGGAAPEPTKKH from the coding sequence ATGCTGGCTGTGAAGCGCTGCGCGATGCTGGGACTGTCGGTGGTCCTGGCGCTCGCGCTGGGGGTCCTGCCCGCGTCCGCGGCGGACTGGAAGACGAGCGAGTGCCTCGAGTGCCACCAGGACACGGGGGGCGACCCGCCCGAGGTCACGCCGGAGACGCTGAAGGGAAGCATCCACGCCAGCTTCGCGTGCTCGGACTGTCACGCGGACATCGAGGAGCTGCCCCACGACACCGTGGCCAAGGTGAACTGCGGGCTCTGCCACGAGCAGGAGGCGACGGACTACACCCGGCACGGCCTGGGCAAGGTGGGCGTCAATCCGGACATCCCCACCTGCGTCAGCTGCCACGGCACGCACAACATCCTGGGCGTGGCGGAGAAGGAGAGCCCGGTCAACCCGCTCAACCTGCCCACCACCTGCGGACGCTGCCACGAGGACGAGAACTTCGCCGAGAAGGAAGGCATCCGCTTCAAGCACCCGGTGAAGGTCTACACCAACAGCGTGCACGGGCGCGCGGCGCTGGGCGGCATCTACTCGGCGGCCACCTGCAACGACTGCCACTCCACCGACGGCAGCGCGCACAAGATCCTGCCCCCGGGCGACGTGAACTCGGCCATCAACCACTTCAACATCGCCCACACCTGCGGCAAGTGCCACAAGTACATCGAGCAGGACTACCGCGAGGGCATCCACGGCCAGCTCACCGAGCGCGGCCAGGTGGAGAGCCCGATCTGCACCACCTGCCACGGCGAGCACAACATCCTGCCCACGGACGACCCGCGCTCCCCGGTGAGCCCGAGCCGCCTGGCCGAGGCCACCTGCTCGCCCTGCCACGAGTCCGCCAACCTGAACGAGAAGTACGAGCTGCCCACCGGGCGCCTGCACTCGTTCCAGGACTCCTACCACGGGCTAAAGAGCAAGGCGGGCGACGTCACCGTGGCCAACTGCGCGTCCTGCCACGGCGCGCACCGCATCCTGCCGGCGGACGACCCCACCTCGACGATCAACCCGGCCAACCTGCAGCACACCTGCGGCGGTTGCCATCCCTCGATCACCGCCGAGATCGCCGCGACGCCCATCCACCAGGACACCACGGGTCTGCACACCGGCGTGGCCGGCCTGGTCCGCAAGATCTACGTCATCCTGATCGTCGTGGTGATCGGCAGCATGGCCCTGCACTGGCTGATCGACCTGCTGCACCAGATCCGCATCGTGATGCGCAAGAAGCAGGTGCGGCGCATGGAGGGCGACGAGGTGGTGCAGCACTTCGTGCTGGCGCTGGCCTTCACGGTGCTGGTGCTGAGCGGCTTCTCGCTGCGCTTCTACGAGGCGTGGTGGTCGCAGTGGCTCTTCGGCTGGCAGGGCGGCTACACGTTCCGCGGCGAGCTGCACCGCGTCGCCGGCGTCGTGCTGCTGCTGGCCTCCGTCTGGCACTTCTTCTTCCTGTTCTCGCGCCGGGGCCGCACCTTCCTCAAGGACATGCTCCCCGGCATGCACGACTTCACCCAGTTCGGCGAGATGATGGGCTTCAACCTGGGCCTCCGGAAGGAGCACCCGCACTTCGGGCGCTTCTCCTACGTGGAGAAGGCGGAGTACTGGGCGCTGGTCTGGGGCACCGCCGTGATGGGCATCACCGGGCTGATGCTGTGGTTCGACAACTTCTTCGTCAACTGGCTGCCCAAGGGCTTCCTGGACGTGATGCTCGTCATCCACTACTACGAGGCGTGGCTGGCCTTCCTGGCCATCGTCATCTGGCACATGTACTCCACGGTGTTCAGCCCGAAGATGTACCCGATGAACCCCTCCTGGCTGACGGGCTTCATGCCCGAGGAGCAGTTCAAGGCCGAGCACCCGGCGGCGCTGGCGGCCAGCAACGTGGAGAAGGCCGACCTGAAGAACGGCAAGGGCGGCGGCGGGGGCGCGGCGCCGGAGCCGACGAAGAAGCACTGA
- a CDS encoding cytochrome c family protein gives MKRTALFLALLAGAAMIMASVAQAEDYAYIGLKKCSMCHKKDATGNQLAKWEASPHAKAFAVLSTDEGKAKAAKLGVEDPTTSDKCLGCHSTGHGVSAELGADLLPAADGVSCEACHGAGGGYYKMATMKDIRAGNVEAASVGLVVPNAETCAGCHKKDNPEHKADFDFETAVKKIAHPIPSE, from the coding sequence ATGAAGAGGACTGCCTTGTTCCTCGCGCTGCTGGCGGGCGCGGCCATGATCATGGCCAGCGTCGCCCAGGCGGAGGACTACGCGTACATCGGCCTCAAGAAGTGCTCGATGTGCCACAAGAAGGACGCCACGGGCAACCAGCTCGCCAAGTGGGAGGCCAGCCCCCATGCCAAGGCTTTCGCCGTGCTCAGCACCGATGAGGGCAAGGCCAAGGCCGCCAAGCTGGGCGTCGAGGATCCGACCACCAGCGACAAGTGCCTGGGCTGCCACAGCACCGGTCACGGCGTGAGCGCCGAGCTGGGCGCCGACCTCCTGCCCGCCGCGGACGGCGTGAGCTGCGAGGCCTGCCACGGCGCCGGCGGCGGCTACTACAAGATGGCGACGATGAAGGACATCCGCGCGGGCAACGTCGAGGCGGCGAGCGTCGGCCTCGTGGTGCCGAACGCGGAGACCTGCGCCGGCTGCCACAAGAAGGACAACCCCGAGCACAAGGCCGACTTCGACTTCGAGACCGCGGTCAAGAAGATCGCCCATCCGATTCCGAGCGAGTAA